In one Plasmodium falciparum 3D7 genome assembly, chromosome: 14 genomic region, the following are encoded:
- a CDS encoding ribonucleoside-diphosphate reductase small chain, putative, which produces MADVINISRIPIFSKQEREFSDLQKGKEINEKILNKESDRFTLYPILYPDVWDFYKKAEASFWTAEEIDLSSDLKDFEKLNENEKHFIKHVLAFFAASDGIVLENLASKFLREVQITEAKKFYSFQIAVENIHSETYSLLIDNYIKDEKERLNLFHAIENIPAVKNKALWAAKWINDTNSFAERIVANACVEGILFSGSFCAIFWFKKQNKLHGLTFSNELISRDEGLHTDFNCLIYSLLDNKLPEQMVQNIVKEAVEVERSFICESLPCDLIGMNSRLMSQYIEFVADRLLECLGCSKIFHSKNPFNWMDLISLQGKTNFFEKRVADYQKSGVMAQRKDQVFCLNTEF; this is translated from the coding sequence ATGGCTGATGTTATAAACATTTCTAGAATACCAATATTTAGCAAACAGGAAAGAGAATTTAGTGATTTACAAAAAGGGAAAGAGATAAATGAGAagatattaaataaagaGAGTGATCGATTTACTTTATATCCAATATTATATCCTGATGTTTGGGATTTTTACAAGAAAGCTGAAGCTTCTTTTTGGACAGCAGAAGAAATTGATTTATCTAGTGATTTAAAAGATTTTGAGAAATTGAATGAAAATGAGAAACATTTTATAAAGCATGTGTTAGCATTTTTTGCAGCAAGTGATGGTATAGTCTTAGAGAATTTGGCTAGTAAGTTTTTAAGAGAGGTTCAAATAACAGAAgctaaaaaattttattcctTTCAAATAGCTGTAGAAAATATTCATTCAGAAACATATAGTTTATTAattgataattatattaaagatgaaaaagaaagattaaatttatttcatGCTATAGAAAATATCCCTGCcgtaaaaaataaagcatTATGGGCAGCAAAATGGATTAATGATACTAATTCGTTTGCTGAAAGAATTGTTGCTAATGCATGTGTTGAAGGAATATTATTCAGTGGTAGTTTTTGTGCAATTTTTTGGTTTaagaaacaaaataaattacaCGGTTTGACATTTAGTAATGAATTAATAAGTAGAGATGAAGGACTACATACAGATTTTAATTGCTTAATTTATAGTTTATTAGATAATAAACTTCCAGAACAAATGGTACAAAATATTGTTAAAGAAGCTGTAGAAGTTGAAAGATCTTTTATATGTGAATCCTTACCATGTGATTTAATAGGTATGAATTCTAGACTTATGTCTCAATATATAGAATTTGTTGCTGATAGATTATTAGAATGCTTAGGATGCTCTAAAATTTTCCATTCCAAAAATCCATTTAATTGGATGGACTTAATTTCACTTCAAGGAAAAACAAACTTTTTTGAGAAAAGAGTCGCAGATTATCAAAAATCAGGAGTCATGGCTCAACGAAAGGATCAAGTCTTTTGTCTGAATACGGAATTTTAA
- a CDS encoding RING zinc finger protein, putative, which yields MIIDNTISRNDRINIPKNEHVRGDNTGNNNVVNIEKEKDIINANNSNNMNIVKGENNFSKNVNEHTTSVKRINVEMNNENKKNNNEKVCNNVNETINGIIMKNKNNNNICNDDNNKENDNNKNNDDNNKDNDNNKNNDDNNKNNDNNKNNDNNKNNDNNKNNDNNKDNDNNYIEPTSTDGHIKEEGGKQNDVVNDLSENNQNVDNNQSGDNNQNVDNNQSGDNNQNVDNNQNVDNSQNVDNSQNVENNESANSNPDNIDDGVESFNSFLLEEDINLSRRAYRNFHICSIFIHLSLLLMVILLMGTLSYDFFKSYISKKEIVTIYICAMLLGMLCIHICLNLYISYKLLMQVQVSKSLKSIESKIHLIVVMYFSFCFYLYLFERGKYAINSTFSVTIILAIIYYFLPIFLYIILRLIFFVVILILVFLKRKSPTPKRILKKLKIMKYIEYRKYCEENFLTTNYFYSDNFINDQNKCVQKNEDMSNIQPNGIGQCVKNEELTTNMVSEIPINNNEISDMKNISTNNNTLGNIPNLKDINNSNNVDNVNIINSDNNVVINIESPTNILNKNGENKMKNMSEENIKKEGEKIYNNNYSIYNDPNHVNDVININIDNDQIRNDNKTGVFGYFQKVLKKKKNGSANGNEINEKNEIIEIPPENNVYINIETSDLVCSICCVEYANDDDICILPCNYLHYYHKDCIFTWLKKNNDCPLCRKIIEKI from the coding sequence atgatcatTGACAATACGATTAGTAGAAATGATCGAATTAATATACCAAAGAATGAACACGTAAGGGGTGACAACAcaggtaataataatgtagtaaatatagaaaaagaaaaggatatAATTAATGCGaacaatagtaataatatgaacattgTCAAAggagaaaataatttttcaaaaaatgtaaatgaaCATACGACATCCgttaaaagaattaatgtTGAAATGaacaatgaaaataaaaaaaataataacgaGAAAGTGTGCAATAATGTTAATGAGACTATAAATGgaattattatgaaaaataaaaataataacaatatttgtaatgatgataataataaagagaatgataataataaaaataatgatgataataataaagataatgataataataaaaataatgatgataataataaaaataatgataataataaaaataatgataataataaaaataatgataataataaaaataatgataataataaagataatgataataattatattgaaCCAACTTCTACAGATGGGCATATAAAGGAAGAGGGAGGAAAGCAAAATGATGTGGTAAATGATTTAAGtgaaaataatcaaaatgttGATAATAACCAAAGTGGTGACAACAATCAAAATGTTGATAACAACCAAAGTGGTGACAACAATCAAAATGTTGATAACAACCAAAATGTTGATAATAGTCAAAATGTTGATAATAGTCAAAATGTTGAGAATAATGAGAGTGCAAATTCCAATCCTGATAATATAGATGATGGGGTTGAAAGTTTTAACAGTTTTTTATTAGAAgaagatataaatttatCAAGACGAGCATATCgtaattttcatatatgttcgatatttatacatttatctCTTTTATTAAtggttatattattaatgggTACTTTAAGTTATGACTTTTTCAAATCTTATATTtctaaaaaagaaattgttacaatatatatttgcgCAATGTTATTAGGTATgttatgtatacatatttgtttaaatttatatatatcctataaattattaatgcAGGTTCAAGTTTCTAAAAGTTTAAAATCAATTGAATCCAAAATACATTTAATTGTTGTTatgtatttttcattttgtttttatttgtatcttTTTGAGAGGGGGAAATATGCAATAAATTCTACATTTTCTGTAACTATTATATTAgctattatatattacttcttgcctatttttttatatataattttacgtttaattttttttgttgttatcCTAATATTAgtgtttttaaaaagaaaaagccCTACGccaaaaagaatattaaaaaagttaaaaattatgaaatatatagaatatagAAAGTATTGTGAAGAAAATTTTTTGAcaacaaattatttttacagtgataattttataaatgatcAGAATAAATGtgtacaaaaaaatgaagatatgtCTAACATACAACCAAATGGTATAGGACAATGtgtaaaaaatgaagaattaaCCACAAATATGGTAAGTGAAATacctataaataataatgaaataagtgatatgaaaaatatatcgactaataataatacattagGGAATATACCTAATttgaaagatataaataatagcAACAATGTtgataatgtaaatattattaatagtgACAATAATGTggttataaatatagaatCTCCTACTAATATTCTTAACAAAAATggggaaaataaaatgaaaaatatgtccgaggaaaatataaaaaaagaaggagaaaaaatatataataataattatagtatatataatgatccTAATCATGTGAATgatgtaataaatattaatattgatAATGATCAAATTcgaaatgataataaaacgGGTGTTTTTGGATACTTTCAaaaagtattaaaaaaaaaaaaaaatggaagtGCAAAtggaaatgaaataaatgaaaaaaatgaaataatagaAATACCACCagaaaataatgtatatataaatatagaaacaTCAGATTTAGTTTGTTCTATATGTTGTGTAGAATATgcaaatgatgatgatatttGTATACTACCATGTAATTATctacattattatcataaagaTTGCATATTTACGtggttaaaaaaaaacaatgatTGTCCTTTATGCAGaaaaattattgaaaaaatataa